A genome region from Micromonospora peucetia includes the following:
- a CDS encoding F0F1 ATP synthase subunit delta, with translation MQAASRESYKIAAERLDAYVRGAEPSAVATTAADLLSVADLLRREPRLRRALSDPARSGADRSALLGELLRGKVGAEALDLVASLVAGRWSAPSELLGGTERLGVEALLASADSAGDLGEVEDELFRFGQVVSGEPALSNALADPIAPIGQRAGLVRELLAGKARPVTVSLVEVALSGFGGRSFTGALTRLVELAADRRDRQVAYVTAAAPLSEEDERRLGASLSAIYGREVSVKQTVDPSVLGGVSVRVGSDLYDGTVLRRLNESRNALTKR, from the coding sequence ATGCAGGCCGCCAGCCGGGAGTCGTACAAGATCGCGGCCGAGCGCCTCGACGCGTACGTCCGCGGCGCGGAGCCGTCGGCGGTGGCCACCACCGCCGCCGACCTCCTCTCCGTCGCCGACCTGCTGCGGCGCGAGCCGCGGCTGCGCCGGGCGCTCTCCGACCCGGCCCGCTCGGGTGCCGACCGCTCCGCCCTGCTCGGCGAGCTGCTGCGCGGAAAGGTCGGCGCCGAGGCGCTGGACCTGGTCGCCTCGCTGGTCGCCGGCCGCTGGTCGGCGCCCTCGGAGTTGCTCGGCGGCACCGAGCGGCTCGGCGTGGAGGCGCTGCTGGCCAGCGCCGACTCCGCCGGCGACCTCGGTGAGGTCGAGGACGAGCTGTTCCGCTTCGGTCAGGTCGTCTCCGGTGAGCCCGCGCTCTCCAACGCGCTGGCCGACCCGATCGCCCCGATCGGGCAGCGGGCCGGTCTGGTCCGCGAGTTGCTCGCCGGCAAGGCCCGCCCGGTCACCGTCAGCCTCGTCGAGGTGGCGCTGAGCGGGTTCGGGGGACGCTCCTTCACCGGGGCGCTCACCCGGCTGGTGGAGCTGGCCGCCGACCGGCGGGACCGGCAGGTGGCGTACGTGACCGCCGCGGCCCCGTTGAGTGAAGAGGACGAGCGCCGGCTGGGCGCGAGTCTCTCCGCGATATACGGTCGAGAGGTTTCCGTCAAGCAGACGGTGGACCCCTCAGTTCTCGGTGGCGTGAGCGTCCGGGTCGGCTCCGACCTGTACGACGGCACCGTCCTGCGCCGCCTCAACGAGAGCCGCAACGCGCTCACGAAGCGCTGA